In the Hordeum vulgare subsp. vulgare chromosome 7H, MorexV3_pseudomolecules_assembly, whole genome shotgun sequence genome, one interval contains:
- the LOC123407633 gene encoding probable protein S-acyltransferase 19, with the protein MPMVRKHGWQLPAHTFQIVAITVFFLLVVAFYAFFAPFLGKQILEYVAVGIYTPVAFVVFILYIRCTSINPADPGIMSKFDDGYVNAPESNTGLQGTKLPEKTGIATGTNSPTSTCRSSRDGRTNHGGLAAGDTDINIRTQPLRRRSGCYFGGFICALFLKEDCRKSDDSENQVDAEDALFCTLCNAEVRKFSKHCRSCDKCVDGFDHHCRWLNNCVGRKNYFTFFALMTTSLIWLAIEVGVGIAVLVMCFVNTNAEKIIQDKLGNGLTRPPFATIVGIFTLLSLVACVPLGELFFFHMLLIRKGITTYEYVVAMRAMSEVPQDEEEDERANIIYSPTNSATSGFSGGSSLGLHYKGAWCTPPRIFVDQDEVIPHLERGMVPSTVDPDDSGYAERPNKAKRQVKISAWKLAKLDGNEAMKAAARARASSSVLRPIGARGLGSTGTQSVVSQDEYGQSASSVSSPVHIHKLAPHTQMNVPPPRPPERPGFPTTQTQATNPRMFQSATSYARENRRASVAWDQDAGRYVSVASAPARPGGGSSAAQPARAPRFLENPSGGRNLAPMSASSSALPSGQPSEKLAYSGQSIFLGGPVLGAAVKSARNEANTEARPDDSGELNADEHYTRGPTAESFPAETFQKKPPFNR; encoded by the exons ATCGTCGCAATTACTGTTTTCTTCCTTCTGGTGGTTGCATTTTATGCCTTCTTTGCACCGTTTCTTGGAAAGCAAATCCTTGAGTATGTCGCAGTCGGTATCTACACTCCTGTG GCATTCGTTGTCTTCATCCTGTATATCCGGTGCACTAGCATAAACCCTGCAGATCCTGGCATCATGTCAAAGTTTGACGATGGATATGTCAATGCACCAGAAAGTAATACTGGCTTGCAGGGTACCAAGTTGCCTGAAAAAACTGGCATTGCTACTGGAACAAACTCCCCAACATCTACTTGTAGAAGCTCTCGAGATGGGCGTACTAACCATGGAGGTTTGGCTGCTGGAGATACAGATATAAATATAAGAACGCAACCactaagaagaagatcaggatgctaTTTCGGAGGCTTTATTTGTGCTTTGTTTCTTAAGGAGGATTGCAGGAAATCTGATGATTCAGAGAATCAAGTTGATGCCGAAGATGCACTGTTTTGCACATTATGTAATGCTGAG GTTCGCAAATTCAGTAAACATTGCAGAAGTTGTGACAAGTGTGTGGATGGATTTGATCATCACTGCCGG TGGCTAAATAACTGTGTTGGACGCAAGAACTATTTCACATTTTTTGCTCTGATGACTACTAGTCTCATCTGG CTTGCTATTGAAGTTGGAGTAGGCATTGCTGTTCTTGTTATGTGCTTCGTCAACACAAATGCAGAAAAAATTATTCAAGACAAGCTTGGGAATGGATTAACCCGTCCTCCGTTTGCAACTATCGTA GGAATATTTACTCTTCTTTCCCTAGTTGCCTGCGTACCTTTGGGAGAACTCttcttcttccacatgctattgatcAGAAAG GGGATCACCACTTATGAATATGTTGTTGCAATGAGAGCTATGAGTGAAGTGCCTCAAGATGAAGAGGAAGATGAGAGAGCAAACATTATTTACTCCCCAACAAATTCAGCAACTAGTGGGTTCAGCGGCGGAAGTTCGCTTGGTCTTCACTACAAGGGTGCATGGTGCACACCTCCAAGGATTTTCGTTGATCAG GATGAAGTTATCCCACATTTGGAGCGCGGCATGGTACCATCTACCGTGGACCCTGATGACAGTGGATATGCTGAAAGGCCAAACAAAGCCAAGAGGCAAGTCAAAATCAGTGCCTGGAAACTTGCAAAGCTGGACGGCAATGAGGCGATGAAAGCTGCTGCAAGAGCTCGGGCGTCATCCTCCGTCCTCCGGCCCATAGGTGCGCGCGGCCTTGGCTCCACTGGCACGCAGAGTGTCGTGAGCCAGGATGAGTACGGGCAAAGTGCTAGCAGTGTGAGCAGCCCAGTCCACATCCACAAGCTTGCACCTCACACCCAGATGAATGTGCCGCCTCCTCGCCCACCGGAGAGGCCTGGTTTTCCAACCACGCAGACGCAGGCAACCAACCCAAGAATGTTCCAGTCGGCAACGTCCTATGCTCGCGAGAACCGAAGAGCGTCGGTTGCTTGGGATCAAGATGCTGGTCGGTATGTGTCGGTGGCATCCGCACCTGCAAGACCTGGGGGTGGTTCTTCTGCTGCCCAACCTGCTAGAGCGCCGCGTTTCCTGGAAAACCCAAGTGGTGGCAGAAATCTTGCTCCAATGAGTGCTTCTTCCTCGGCATTGCCATCTGGACAGCCCTCTGAGAAACTGGCCTACTCTGGACAGTCGATATTCTTGGGCGGGCCGGTTCTGGGCGCTGCTGTTAAATCTGCAAGGAACGAGGCCAACACAGAAGCACGGCCAGATGATAGTGGGGAGCTCAACGCCGATGAGCACTATACAAGGGGGCCAACGGCCGAGTCTTTCCCCGCGGAAACAtttcaaaagaaaccaccattcaACAGGTGA